The following are encoded in a window of Salinigranum halophilum genomic DNA:
- a CDS encoding ABC transporter ATP-binding protein, producing the protein MSAPAVRAERLTKRYGQTAVVDALDLVVDRGEVFGLLGPNGAGKSTTIGLLLDYVRPTSGRVRVFGRDPRADVVAVHDRLGVLPDRYGLYPGLTATQHLAFVIDTKGADDDPASVLSRVGLGDARSQPVETFSQGMEQRLALAMALVGSPDLLVLDEPFTGLDPHGVRTVREIVHAEHDRGATVFFSSHVLGQVELVCDRVGVLHEGRLVASGSVDALRETADVGPDATMESIFVSLTDGDASALSREADR; encoded by the coding sequence GTGAGCGCGCCCGCCGTCCGCGCCGAGCGCCTCACGAAGCGGTACGGGCAGACCGCCGTCGTCGACGCCCTCGACCTCGTCGTCGACCGCGGGGAGGTGTTCGGTCTCCTCGGCCCCAACGGTGCCGGGAAGTCGACGACCATCGGCTTGCTCCTCGACTACGTCCGCCCGACCAGCGGCCGGGTGCGGGTCTTCGGTCGCGACCCACGGGCGGACGTCGTGGCGGTCCACGACCGACTCGGCGTCCTCCCCGACCGGTACGGTCTCTACCCGGGGCTCACCGCGACACAGCATCTCGCGTTCGTCATCGACACGAAGGGGGCCGACGACGACCCCGCGTCGGTCCTCTCCCGCGTCGGCCTCGGCGACGCGCGGTCTCAGCCGGTCGAGACCTTCTCACAGGGGATGGAGCAACGGCTCGCCCTCGCGATGGCGCTCGTCGGCTCGCCCGACCTGCTCGTCCTCGACGAGCCGTTCACCGGGCTCGACCCCCACGGCGTCCGGACCGTCCGCGAGATCGTCCACGCGGAGCACGACCGCGGGGCGACGGTGTTCTTCTCCAGTCACGTCCTCGGACAGGTCGAACTCGTCTGTGACCGCGTCGGCGTGCTCCACGAGGGTCGACTCGTCGCCAGCGGCAGCGTCGACGCCCTCCGGGAGACGGCAGACGTCGGCCCGGACGCGACGATGGAGTCCAT
- a CDS encoding ABC transporter permease produces MRWSPLARKECRAVATSKGVWLLAVLLVGWGYRPSYVGWDALGANMTVGYVQTAATALLPLGVLLLSYQAVVGERSSNSLRFVLSLPLTRTDVLVGKVVGRTAGLAGPLCVAFAALGVIGLLDHGVFDPLLFVGVVAVTLVYVCALVSVAVAISALADRTVTAAGAVFGGVFLPFVLFWTPLVTGVFTRVTGVPVDAFNPPASGPLFVLLRLSPGGAYHVVTNWLLGVGNAAELYSQVLTQLRPNVSTNAFVVEATFPSGAVPWYLHESLGLVVLLGWLVVPLAVARSRFVRGDVV; encoded by the coding sequence ATGCGCTGGTCCCCGCTTGCACGCAAAGAGTGCCGAGCAGTGGCGACGTCGAAGGGCGTCTGGCTGCTCGCCGTCCTCCTCGTCGGCTGGGGGTATCGCCCCAGCTACGTCGGCTGGGACGCACTCGGCGCGAACATGACCGTCGGTTACGTACAGACCGCCGCGACCGCCCTCCTCCCGCTCGGCGTGCTTCTGTTGAGCTACCAGGCTGTCGTCGGCGAACGGTCCTCGAACAGCCTCCGGTTCGTCCTCAGCCTCCCGCTGACGCGGACGGACGTGCTCGTGGGGAAGGTCGTGGGGCGAACGGCGGGCCTCGCCGGGCCGCTCTGTGTCGCCTTCGCCGCGCTCGGTGTCATCGGACTGCTCGACCACGGCGTCTTCGACCCCCTCCTGTTCGTCGGCGTCGTCGCCGTGACGCTCGTCTACGTCTGCGCGCTGGTCTCGGTCGCGGTCGCCATCTCCGCGCTCGCCGACCGGACGGTGACCGCGGCCGGCGCGGTCTTCGGCGGGGTCTTCCTCCCGTTCGTGCTCTTTTGGACGCCGCTCGTCACGGGCGTCTTCACCCGCGTGACCGGCGTCCCCGTCGACGCGTTCAACCCGCCGGCGTCGGGACCGCTGTTCGTCCTCCTCCGTCTCTCTCCGGGGGGTGCGTACCACGTCGTCACCAACTGGCTCCTCGGGGTCGGCAACGCCGCCGAACTGTACAGTCAGGTCCTGACACAGCTCCGACCGAACGTCTCGACGAACGCGTTCGTCGTCGAGGCGACGTTCCCGTCCGGCGCGGTCCCGTGGTATCTCCACGAGTCGCTCGGGCTCGTCGTCCTCCTCGGGTGGCTCGTCGTGCCGCTCGCCGTTGCTCGCTCTCGGTTCGTTCGGGGTGACGTGGTGTGA
- a CDS encoding ABC transporter ATP-binding protein: MPSTSSAVAVEATDLRKTYGSDVALDGLSLSIPHGTVYGFLGPNGAGKTTTMRLLTGLSDATTGEVSVCGVPVDDRRQLVARVGYLPETPPLYEEFSAREQLDYVADLRDIPPETATSRIDAFLDRFDLAADAGKRISTYSKGMRQKTAFVQSVLHDPDVLFLDEPTSGLDPRAAREIRESIAEFADAGTTVFLSTHILPVVEAVADEVGVLFEGRLVAEGTPDELRSRAETGAGTLEDAFLAVTSGDGAAATATSGESGADRDTDHDRDHESGRGE, from the coding sequence ATGCCCTCCACCTCGTCTGCCGTCGCCGTCGAGGCGACGGACCTCCGAAAGACGTACGGCTCCGACGTCGCCCTCGACGGACTCTCGCTGTCGATTCCGCACGGGACGGTCTACGGCTTTCTCGGCCCGAACGGCGCGGGGAAGACGACCACGATGCGGCTGTTGACCGGCCTGTCGGACGCGACCACCGGCGAGGTCAGCGTCTGCGGTGTCCCCGTCGACGACCGCCGGCAACTCGTCGCGCGCGTCGGCTACCTCCCCGAGACGCCGCCGCTGTACGAGGAGTTCAGCGCCCGTGAGCAACTCGACTACGTCGCCGACCTTCGCGACATCCCGCCCGAGACGGCGACCTCCCGAATCGACGCGTTCCTCGACCGCTTCGACCTCGCCGCCGACGCCGGAAAGCGCATCAGCACCTACTCGAAGGGGATGCGGCAGAAGACGGCGTTCGTCCAGAGCGTCCTCCACGACCCGGACGTCCTCTTCTTGGACGAGCCGACGAGCGGCCTCGACCCGCGCGCGGCCCGCGAGATACGCGAGTCCATCGCGGAGTTCGCCGACGCGGGGACGACCGTGTTCCTCTCGACACACATCCTCCCGGTCGTCGAGGCCGTCGCCGACGAGGTGGGCGTGCTCTTCGAGGGACGCCTCGTCGCGGAAGGGACGCCCGACGAACTGCGGTCGCGCGCGGAGACGGGCGCGGGGACGCTCGAGGACGCGTTCCTCGCGGTCACCAGCGGTGACGGCGCCGCCGCGACCGCGACGTCCGGTGAGTCCGGAGCCGACCGCGACACCGACCACGACCGTGACCACGAGTCTGGGCGGGGCGAATGA
- a CDS encoding APC family permease: protein MEGAETDSRVEGANRAGETPEQVVEPTATTDETSVTEQGTELERSIGLVGGLSIGVGTMIGAGIFVFPGLAAGRAGAAAAGSFAIGALIALLVALPTSELATAMPRSGGGYYFISRSLGALPGAVVGLSIWLGLVFATAFYLVGFGNYAAAVLAEAGVELGGATVVVPLALVFGVFLTALNLLGTENAATVQKYVVGVLLSILVVFLGYGSLDAVGIFGGVRTPEPFLRFGLAPVFTTAALVFTSYLGFAQVATVAGDIKQPGRNLPLAMVGSVLVVGVLYVATVFVTTSAFGSATLSELGETAIVEVARAFGGRVGAVAILLAGLLATVSSANASILSTSRAVFAVSKDAILPRAASRMNLRYGTPHVALAMGGGPVLVLVALGRVEVLAEVASFLHLVMYGLICVALIVLRRNEPEWYDPDFRVPAHRLVAGLGALASFGLITFMQFTSQLIGVAVMLVSAGWYVYYANDVSLKGAL, encoded by the coding sequence ATGGAGGGGGCAGAAACCGACAGCCGCGTCGAGGGGGCGAACCGGGCCGGAGAGACGCCGGAGCAGGTGGTCGAACCGACGGCGACCACCGACGAGACCTCCGTCACCGAACAGGGGACCGAACTCGAACGCTCTATCGGTCTCGTCGGTGGCCTCTCCATCGGCGTCGGGACGATGATCGGCGCGGGTATCTTCGTCTTCCCCGGGTTGGCCGCCGGACGGGCCGGCGCTGCGGCGGCCGGGTCGTTCGCCATCGGAGCCCTCATCGCCTTGCTCGTCGCACTGCCGACGTCCGAGTTGGCGACGGCGATGCCGCGCTCCGGCGGGGGCTACTACTTCATCTCCCGCTCGCTCGGCGCGCTTCCGGGGGCCGTCGTCGGACTCAGCATCTGGCTCGGACTGGTGTTCGCGACCGCGTTCTACCTGGTCGGGTTCGGCAACTACGCGGCGGCCGTCCTCGCCGAAGCCGGGGTCGAACTGGGTGGGGCCACCGTGGTCGTCCCGCTCGCGCTGGTGTTCGGAGTGTTCCTCACGGCGTTGAACCTCCTCGGAACCGAGAACGCGGCCACGGTGCAGAAGTACGTCGTCGGGGTGTTACTGAGCATCCTGGTGGTCTTTCTGGGGTACGGCAGCCTCGACGCGGTTGGCATCTTCGGGGGCGTCAGAACCCCCGAGCCGTTCCTGCGGTTCGGGCTCGCGCCGGTGTTCACGACCGCCGCGCTCGTCTTCACCTCCTATCTCGGGTTCGCACAGGTGGCGACCGTCGCGGGCGACATCAAACAGCCGGGGCGGAACCTCCCGCTGGCGATGGTCGGGTCGGTCCTCGTCGTCGGCGTCCTGTACGTCGCGACGGTGTTCGTCACGACCAGCGCCTTCGGCAGTGCGACGCTGTCGGAACTCGGCGAGACGGCCATCGTCGAGGTCGCACGCGCCTTCGGCGGGCGAGTCGGGGCGGTCGCCATCCTCCTCGCGGGGCTACTCGCGACCGTCTCCAGCGCGAACGCCTCCATCCTCTCGACCTCGCGGGCGGTGTTCGCGGTGAGCAAAGACGCCATCTTGCCCCGGGCGGCCAGCCGGATGAACCTCAGATACGGGACGCCGCACGTGGCGCTCGCGATGGGCGGCGGTCCCGTGTTGGTGCTGGTCGCGCTCGGGCGCGTCGAAGTGCTCGCGGAGGTCGCCTCCTTCTTGCACCTCGTCATGTACGGACTCATCTGCGTGGCGCTCATCGTCCTCCGGCGGAACGAGCCGGAGTGGTACGACCCCGACTTCCGAGTGCCGGCACACCGACTCGTCGCCGGACTCGGCGCGCTCGCCAGCTTCGGCCTCATCACGTTCATGCAGTTCACCTCACAGCTCATCGGCGTCGCGGTCATGCTCGTATCCGCCGGCTGGTACGTCTACTACGCGAACGACGTCTCGCTCAAGGGGGCCCTGTGA
- a CDS encoding universal stress protein has product MTDTDTTPDLSIREPPKVLIPVRVLEGQAVPEPLVDFLAPSDVVVLGYHVLPEQTPTEQASMQFEDRARTAVEDIAERFAAAGRRVETRVVFTHDRDQTVERVASEVDATALLLPNPTGQIEDVLVAVRGAIDVSRLADLVATLCASRGNHVSVTVWGLAHDAADFDAEAAADRVYETLQTRGLPTGQLTVETSTAERPVVDIVDRSDEFDVIVMGEGGQSLLSVLFGDDAERVAEGAVAPVLVVRARPVADDPSG; this is encoded by the coding sequence ATGACTGACACCGACACGACACCCGACCTCTCGATCCGTGAACCGCCGAAGGTACTGATTCCGGTCCGCGTCTTAGAGGGACAGGCGGTCCCGGAACCGCTGGTCGACTTCCTCGCCCCTTCGGACGTGGTCGTCCTCGGCTACCACGTCCTGCCCGAGCAGACGCCGACGGAGCAGGCGAGCATGCAGTTCGAAGACCGCGCCCGAACGGCCGTCGAGGACATCGCCGAGCGCTTCGCGGCGGCCGGCCGGAGAGTGGAGACACGCGTCGTCTTCACCCACGACAGAGACCAGACCGTCGAGCGGGTCGCGAGCGAGGTGGACGCGACGGCGCTGTTGCTGCCGAACCCCACCGGGCAGATCGAAGACGTCCTCGTGGCGGTTCGCGGCGCAATCGACGTCAGTCGGCTCGCGGACCTCGTGGCGACCCTCTGTGCGTCGCGGGGGAATCACGTGAGCGTGACCGTCTGGGGGCTCGCGCACGACGCCGCCGACTTCGACGCCGAGGCCGCGGCCGACCGCGTGTACGAGACGCTCCAGACCCGGGGGCTCCCCACGGGCCAACTCACCGTGGAGACGAGCACCGCGGAGCGGCCGGTGGTCGATATCGTCGACCGGTCCGACGAGTTCGACGTCATCGTGATGGGCGAGGGCGGGCAGTCGCTGTTGTCGGTGCTGTTCGGCGACGACGCCGAACGGGTGGCCGAAGGCGCGGTCGCGCCGGTCCTGGTCGTCCGCGCCCGGCCGGTCGCGGACGACCCGAGTGGTTAG
- a CDS encoding iron-containing alcohol dehydrogenase family protein, producing the protein MSTPASARQFRFDYAPGELRCGRGCVADLDEVLARHDLDSALVVTGTNVGSNHRVMDPVEAGLGDRLAGVFAETSPQKCLKTGLDAAHRLRDEGIEALVAVGSGSSLDTAKVVSALCSHPDLDTAAERALDTRTVPVADDGDAVPIVAVPTTLAGADLSIVAGVNLTLTPGARPDHEVPSGSLSDRRLMPTALCYDLALFDTTPKSVLCASAMNGFDKAVECLYSPSNTPVTDATAMRALTLMQSGFETLPSEEMDDERLYEAVSGVVLAQYGLSTPDAYRASIIHAFGHGFSHDYDVHQGTVHGILAPHVLGLVFDHAHGRRDLLARGFGLDGAGATDDELAAGVIDAVAAVRDDLGLPTRLREVDGLARTDFESIAAVIHEDGFMTLTPAGVDPSEDEIVEVLEAAW; encoded by the coding sequence ATGTCAACTCCAGCGTCCGCCCGACAGTTCCGGTTCGACTACGCGCCCGGGGAACTCCGTTGCGGTCGCGGCTGCGTCGCCGACCTCGACGAGGTCCTCGCCCGACACGACCTCGACAGCGCACTCGTCGTCACCGGGACGAACGTGGGGTCGAACCACCGGGTGATGGACCCCGTCGAGGCCGGCCTCGGCGACCGACTCGCAGGTGTGTTCGCCGAGACCAGTCCACAGAAGTGCCTCAAGACGGGGCTCGATGCCGCCCACCGTCTCCGCGACGAAGGCATCGAAGCGCTCGTCGCCGTCGGCAGCGGGAGCAGCCTCGACACCGCGAAGGTGGTGAGCGCGCTCTGTAGCCATCCCGACCTCGACACCGCGGCCGAACGCGCTCTCGACACGAGGACCGTCCCCGTCGCCGACGACGGTGACGCGGTCCCCATCGTCGCTGTCCCGACGACGCTCGCCGGGGCGGACCTCTCGATCGTCGCGGGCGTCAACCTCACCCTTACGCCCGGCGCGCGGCCGGACCACGAGGTGCCGAGCGGCTCGCTCAGCGACCGACGGCTCATGCCGACCGCGCTCTGTTACGACCTAGCGCTGTTCGATACCACCCCGAAATCGGTTCTGTGCGCCTCGGCGATGAACGGCTTCGACAAGGCCGTCGAGTGTCTGTACTCGCCTTCGAACACGCCGGTGACCGACGCCACCGCGATGCGGGCGCTGACGCTGATGCAGTCGGGGTTCGAGACGCTCCCGTCCGAGGAGATGGACGACGAGCGACTGTACGAGGCCGTCTCCGGGGTCGTCCTCGCGCAGTACGGCCTCTCGACGCCCGACGCCTACCGGGCCTCGATCATCCACGCGTTCGGCCACGGCTTCTCACACGACTACGACGTCCATCAGGGGACCGTCCACGGCATCCTCGCGCCACACGTGCTCGGACTCGTGTTCGACCACGCCCACGGTCGGCGCGACCTCCTGGCACGGGGGTTCGGCCTCGACGGCGCGGGCGCGACGGACGACGAACTCGCCGCGGGCGTCATCGACGCTGTCGCGGCCGTCCGCGACGACCTGGGCCTCCCGACGCGGCTCCGCGAGGTCGACGGCCTCGCCCGTACGGACTTCGAGTCGATTGCCGCGGTCATCCACGAGGACGGCTTCATGACGCTCACGCCCGCCGGGGTCGACCCGAGTGAGGACGAAATCGTCGAGGTCCTCGAGGCGGCGTGGTGA
- a CDS encoding alpha/beta fold hydrolase — protein sequence MREHTVARDDDPNLHVVETGPRDARPVLFVHGYSQSHLSWEAQLDADLAGEFRLVAMDLRGHGSSEKPPAGDAYNDARVWADDVDAVCDTLGLDDVVIVGWSYGSLVTLDYLAHYGTDRVAGLNLVGIVCGIGTERTNDWLTPGYVDLFPDIVSTDVETSVAALERLVDLCIHTELAPADRYRMLGWNVVVPPAARDGMRDRTVSYLDLLDSLSAQTLLSHGVHDAVVSVDAAREAERLLPNATCSTYPDSGHAPFWERPERFNRELRAFVAGLG from the coding sequence ATGCGCGAACACACCGTCGCCCGCGACGACGACCCCAATCTGCACGTCGTCGAGACGGGACCGCGAGACGCCCGTCCCGTCCTTTTCGTCCACGGTTACTCCCAGAGCCATCTCTCGTGGGAGGCGCAACTCGACGCCGACCTCGCCGGCGAGTTCCGCCTCGTCGCGATGGACCTCCGCGGTCACGGCTCCTCGGAGAAGCCGCCTGCGGGGGACGCGTACAACGACGCCCGAGTGTGGGCCGACGACGTCGACGCCGTCTGTGACACGCTGGGACTCGACGACGTCGTCATCGTCGGCTGGTCGTACGGCTCGCTCGTCACGCTCGACTATCTCGCTCACTACGGGACCGACCGCGTGGCCGGGTTGAATCTCGTCGGCATCGTCTGCGGTATCGGTACCGAACGGACGAACGACTGGCTCACCCCGGGATACGTCGACCTCTTCCCCGACATCGTTTCGACGGACGTCGAGACGAGCGTGGCGGCGCTCGAACGGCTGGTCGATCTGTGCATCCACACGGAGTTGGCCCCCGCGGACCGCTATCGAATGCTCGGGTGGAACGTCGTCGTCCCGCCGGCCGCCCGTGACGGGATGCGTGACCGGACCGTCTCGTACCTCGACCTCCTCGACTCGCTCTCCGCACAGACGCTCCTCAGCCACGGCGTCCACGACGCTGTCGTCTCGGTCGACGCGGCCCGTGAGGCCGAACGGCTGCTCCCGAACGCGACGTGTTCGACGTATCCCGACAGCGGGCACGCGCCCTTCTGGGAACGGCCCGAGCGATTCAACCGAGAACTCCGCGCGTTCGTCGCCGGCCTCGGATAG
- a CDS encoding CocE/NonD family hydrolase, which translates to MASAPEYDVHAAFDVMVEMRDGVRLATDIYRPADPGTGEVVDEPLPALLDRTPYDKRSNLERHGEWFASRGYVVAIQDVRGRFESEGDFFIFVDEAEDGYDTVEWLAEQPYCDGQVGTLGTSYGAWVQSALATQDPPHLEAMFVNQGASNGWEATFRHNGAFELRWLCWAFVHGAGFGAESLADLETQAHFANVDTRDVLANGPLRRGQSPLRRAPSYERWLFDVMTTEGDSELWDEPGLDFAAHYDASADVPTVYAGGWYDSYAKATCDAFEALNAQKESDHFLLVGPWTHGWESYPLPSWSSPHAGEVAFGDDCLLEYQQLRLRFFDHYLKGKATWADQPTVQYWRMGGGDGRKTGAGRLFHGGEWTTAEEWPPSGTTLTSYYAHPDGTLRTERPSIPEGSEDASTTYRFDPTDPVPTLGGNCSSYSAFEQRSETLVQYPLAERETVNITGSGGYDQRTRPETFGATEPYSPVEERDDVLVFRTPPLDRPVEVVGPIRVRVYGETDAPDTDFTAMLLDEYPPSEAFPNGFALNLSDSICRARYRGYRREPDPITPGEVYAFDMEPYPTATVFERGHSIRLDVSSSNFPRYDVNRNTGELYGGRAYRVAHNTVHHSHAHPTHVELPVQPVE; encoded by the coding sequence ATGGCTTCGGCACCGGAGTACGACGTTCACGCTGCGTTCGACGTGATGGTCGAGATGCGCGACGGGGTTCGGCTGGCGACGGATATCTACCGACCCGCGGACCCCGGGACGGGCGAGGTAGTCGACGAGCCGTTGCCCGCGCTGCTCGACCGGACCCCCTACGACAAGCGAAGCAACCTCGAGCGACACGGCGAGTGGTTCGCCTCGCGGGGCTACGTCGTCGCCATCCAGGACGTGCGGGGGCGGTTCGAGAGCGAAGGCGACTTCTTCATCTTCGTCGACGAGGCCGAAGACGGCTACGACACCGTCGAGTGGCTGGCCGAGCAGCCGTACTGCGACGGGCAGGTTGGCACGCTCGGGACGTCGTACGGCGCGTGGGTCCAGTCGGCGCTGGCGACACAGGACCCCCCGCATCTCGAGGCGATGTTCGTCAACCAGGGCGCTTCGAACGGGTGGGAGGCGACGTTCCGGCACAACGGGGCCTTCGAACTCCGGTGGCTCTGCTGGGCGTTCGTCCACGGCGCCGGCTTCGGGGCGGAGTCGCTCGCCGACCTCGAGACACAGGCACACTTCGCGAACGTCGACACGCGCGACGTACTCGCGAACGGGCCGCTCCGTCGGGGGCAGTCGCCGCTCCGACGCGCACCGTCGTACGAACGGTGGCTGTTCGACGTCATGACCACCGAGGGGGACTCGGAGCTGTGGGACGAACCCGGCCTCGACTTCGCGGCGCACTACGACGCGTCGGCCGACGTGCCGACGGTGTACGCGGGCGGCTGGTACGACTCCTACGCGAAGGCGACGTGTGACGCCTTCGAGGCGCTGAACGCGCAGAAAGAGAGCGACCACTTCCTCCTCGTGGGGCCGTGGACGCACGGCTGGGAGTCGTATCCGCTCCCGTCGTGGTCCTCCCCGCACGCCGGCGAGGTCGCCTTCGGCGACGACTGTCTCCTCGAGTATCAACAGCTTCGCCTCCGCTTTTTCGACCACTACCTGAAGGGGAAGGCGACGTGGGCCGACCAGCCGACGGTCCAGTACTGGCGCATGGGCGGCGGCGACGGCCGTAAGACGGGGGCGGGTCGACTGTTCCACGGCGGCGAGTGGACGACAGCGGAGGAGTGGCCGCCGTCGGGAACCACCCTCACGAGCTACTACGCACACCCCGACGGGACGCTCCGAACGGAGCGGCCGAGCATCCCCGAGGGATCCGAAGACGCCTCGACGACGTATCGGTTCGACCCGACCGACCCCGTACCCACGCTCGGCGGCAACTGCTCGTCGTACTCGGCGTTCGAACAGCGGTCGGAGACGCTCGTGCAGTATCCGCTCGCGGAGCGAGAGACCGTGAACATCACCGGGAGCGGCGGGTACGACCAGCGGACGCGACCGGAGACGTTCGGGGCCACAGAACCGTACAGTCCAGTGGAAGAGCGCGATGACGTGCTCGTCTTCCGGACGCCGCCGCTCGACCGCCCGGTCGAGGTCGTCGGCCCCATCCGCGTTCGAGTGTACGGCGAGACCGACGCGCCCGACACCGACTTCACGGCGATGCTCCTCGACGAATACCCCCCCTCGGAAGCGTTCCCGAACGGCTTCGCGCTGAACCTCTCCGACTCCATCTGTCGGGCGCGCTACCGTGGCTATCGGCGGGAACCCGACCCGATCACTCCCGGCGAAGTGTACGCGTTCGACATGGAGCCGTATCCGACAGCCACCGTGTTCGAGAGGGGGCATTCGATCCGTCTTGACGTGTCCTCGTCGAACTTCCCCCGGTACGACGTCAACCGCAACACGGGCGAACTGTACGGCGGGCGGGCGTACCGCGTGGCGCACAACACGGTCCACCACAGCCACGCCCACCCGACCCACGTCGAGTTACCCGTCCAACCGGTCGAATAA
- a CDS encoding DoxX family protein — protein MALEGEFLLLGRVLFGLLFLYNGYNHFANNEAVTGYAEFKGVPAAGFMVVASGVMMLLGGLGIILGAFPVVSVGAIAVFLLVSSPKMHDFWAASDEDRQNEFNHFLKNVGLLGGALVLLASASEPWAYAVNVGLF, from the coding sequence ATGGCGCTCGAAGGAGAGTTCCTGCTGCTCGGGCGCGTCCTTTTCGGTCTCCTGTTCCTGTACAACGGGTACAACCATTTCGCGAACAACGAGGCCGTGACGGGCTACGCGGAGTTCAAGGGCGTCCCTGCGGCCGGGTTCATGGTCGTCGCCTCCGGCGTGATGATGCTGCTCGGGGGCCTCGGCATCATCCTCGGGGCGTTCCCCGTCGTCTCTGTCGGCGCCATCGCCGTGTTCCTCCTCGTCTCCTCGCCCAAGATGCACGATTTCTGGGCGGCCTCCGACGAGGACCGACAGAACGAGTTCAACCACTTCCTCAAGAACGTCGGCCTGCTCGGCGGGGCTCTCGTCCTCCTCGCGTCGGCGAGCGAGCCGTGGGCGTACGCCGTCAACGTCGGCCTGTTCTGA
- a CDS encoding fumarylacetoacetate hydrolase family protein, translating into MRLGQFSATADGPAWCGAVVDDSVVNLSVAGEAAGVSLPEETAAVLGQWNWEEKVSMAVEYATEHGVGVEARDDLVQHEPVSNPQKIVCVGLNYIDHAEESGQDVPEEPMLFSKFPTCVNGPGGAITWDPEYTEQVDYEAELVLVVGREARDVDADDARDYIAGLTVGNDVSARDLQLSDEQWVRGKSLDTFAPIGPELVTLDEVDDPHDLDVWTELDGERLQDSSTSNLIFGIDELVAFCSRAFTLEPGDLVFTGTPPGVGVFRDPKVLLNDGDEITVGVEGVGELTNVCRHR; encoded by the coding sequence ATGCGCTTAGGACAGTTCAGTGCGACAGCGGACGGCCCAGCGTGGTGTGGTGCGGTCGTCGACGATTCGGTGGTGAACCTCTCGGTCGCCGGTGAGGCGGCGGGTGTCTCGCTTCCCGAGGAAACGGCGGCGGTACTCGGCCAGTGGAACTGGGAGGAGAAGGTCTCGATGGCTGTCGAGTACGCCACGGAGCACGGCGTCGGTGTCGAGGCACGCGACGATCTCGTCCAGCACGAACCGGTCTCGAACCCCCAGAAGATCGTCTGCGTCGGGCTGAACTACATCGACCACGCCGAGGAGAGCGGCCAGGACGTCCCCGAGGAGCCGATGCTGTTCTCGAAGTTCCCGACGTGTGTCAACGGCCCCGGCGGCGCGATCACATGGGACCCCGAGTACACCGAGCAGGTCGACTACGAGGCCGAACTCGTGCTCGTCGTCGGCCGAGAGGCACGCGACGTCGACGCCGACGACGCCCGCGACTACATCGCCGGCCTCACCGTCGGAAACGACGTCTCCGCGCGCGACCTCCAGTTGAGCGACGAGCAGTGGGTCCGCGGGAAGAGTCTGGACACCTTCGCGCCCATCGGGCCGGAGCTCGTCACGCTGGACGAGGTCGACGACCCTCACGACCTCGACGTCTGGACGGAACTGGACGGCGAGCGCCTGCAGGACTCGTCGACGTCGAACCTCATCTTCGGCATCGACGAGCTCGTCGCGTTCTGTAGCCGAGCGTTCACCCTCGAACCGGGCGACCTCGTCTTCACCGGGACGCCGCCCGGCGTCGGCGTCTTCCGCGACCCGAAGGTCCTCCTCAACGACGGCGACGAGATCACCGTCGGCGTCGAGGGCGTAGGCGAACTGACCAACGTCTGTCGACACCGCTAG